One Punica granatum isolate Tunisia-2019 chromosome 3, ASM765513v2, whole genome shotgun sequence genomic window carries:
- the LOC116198887 gene encoding uncharacterized protein LOC116198887 isoform X2: MEPSKPTHTPKPRPAVPPSNLNPLLPEPEGDADLDVLPLQRFFPSTSRQFYTICAASLLLLATVTYVAWPSEPDIKFVRLRLDRIRIRTKPCLLIDISLFLKVKVINADLYSMDYEALDVAIGYRGKALGHVRSQHGHVRALGSSYVDAEVELDGVEVLSDAVLLLEDLAKGTVPLDTITLVEGRLGVLFFGFDLKVKVSCEILVNTNNQTIAQHDCYAE; this comes from the exons ATGGAGCCCTCCAAGCCTACACACACGCCAAAGCCACGACCAGCGGTGCCACCCTCCAACCTCAACCCCCTACTGCCCGAGCCCGAAGGTGACGCTGACTTAGATGTTCTGCCGCTGCAACGCTTCTTCCCATCTACCTCTCGCCAGTTCTACACGATATGCGCTGCCTCACTGCTCCTGCTGGCTACAGTCACCTATGTCGCATGGCCATCGGAGCCAGACATCAAGTTCGTGCGGCTAAGATTGGACCGCATCAGAATACGCACTAAGCCCTGCCTACTGATCGACATTTCCCTATTCCTCAAAGTGAAGGTAATCAACGCTGACCTGTACTCGATGGACTATGAGGCGCTCGATGTGGCCATTGGGTACAGGGGGAAAGCGCTGGGGCACGTGAGGTCGCAGCATGGTCATGTGAGGGCGCTGGGGTCTTCCTATGTGGATGCCGAGGTGGAGCTCGACGGGGTCGAGGTTCTAAGCGATGCGGTCCTCCTGCTTGAGGACTTGGCCAAGGGTACAGTTCCTCTCGACACCATCACGCTGGTTGAGGGTCGCCTTGGGGTTTTGTTCTTTGGGTTCGATTTGAAG GTTAAAGTATCATGCGAGATTTTGGTGAACACGAACAATCAAACTATTGCTCAACATGATTGTTACGCCGAG TAA
- the LOC116198887 gene encoding uncharacterized protein LOC116198887 isoform X1 has product MEPSKPTHTPKPRPAVPPSNLNPLLPEPEGDADLDVLPLQRFFPSTSRQFYTICAASLLLLATVTYVAWPSEPDIKFVRLRLDRIRIRTKPCLLIDISLFLKVKVINADLYSMDYEALDVAIGYRGKALGHVRSQHGHVRALGSSYVDAEVELDGVEVLSDAVLLLEDLAKGTVPLDTITLVEGRLGVLFFGFDLKVKVSCEILVNTNNQTIAQHDCYAEVKSDKQVHISSEDSDKLAS; this is encoded by the exons ATGGAGCCCTCCAAGCCTACACACACGCCAAAGCCACGACCAGCGGTGCCACCCTCCAACCTCAACCCCCTACTGCCCGAGCCCGAAGGTGACGCTGACTTAGATGTTCTGCCGCTGCAACGCTTCTTCCCATCTACCTCTCGCCAGTTCTACACGATATGCGCTGCCTCACTGCTCCTGCTGGCTACAGTCACCTATGTCGCATGGCCATCGGAGCCAGACATCAAGTTCGTGCGGCTAAGATTGGACCGCATCAGAATACGCACTAAGCCCTGCCTACTGATCGACATTTCCCTATTCCTCAAAGTGAAGGTAATCAACGCTGACCTGTACTCGATGGACTATGAGGCGCTCGATGTGGCCATTGGGTACAGGGGGAAAGCGCTGGGGCACGTGAGGTCGCAGCATGGTCATGTGAGGGCGCTGGGGTCTTCCTATGTGGATGCCGAGGTGGAGCTCGACGGGGTCGAGGTTCTAAGCGATGCGGTCCTCCTGCTTGAGGACTTGGCCAAGGGTACAGTTCCTCTCGACACCATCACGCTGGTTGAGGGTCGCCTTGGGGTTTTGTTCTTTGGGTTCGATTTGAAG GTTAAAGTATCATGCGAGATTTTGGTGAACACGAACAATCAAACTATTGCTCAACATGATTGTTACGCCGAGGTAAAATCGGACAAACAAGTACATATATCTTCTGAGGATTCTGATAAACTAGCTAGCTAG
- the LOC116198887 gene encoding uncharacterized protein LOC116198887 isoform X3: MEPSKPTHTPKPRPAVPPSNLNPLLPEPEGDADLDVLPLQRFFPSTSRQFYTICAASLLLLATVTYVAWPSEPDIKFVRLRLDRIRIRTKPCLLIDISLFLKVKVINADLYSMDYEALDVAIGYRGKALGHVRSQHGHVRALGSSYVDAEVELDGVEVLSDAVLLLEDLAKDRRSLIMKIRSHNPSIETLKRERMKDKPIYIG, from the exons ATGGAGCCCTCCAAGCCTACACACACGCCAAAGCCACGACCAGCGGTGCCACCCTCCAACCTCAACCCCCTACTGCCCGAGCCCGAAGGTGACGCTGACTTAGATGTTCTGCCGCTGCAACGCTTCTTCCCATCTACCTCTCGCCAGTTCTACACGATATGCGCTGCCTCACTGCTCCTGCTGGCTACAGTCACCTATGTCGCATGGCCATCGGAGCCAGACATCAAGTTCGTGCGGCTAAGATTGGACCGCATCAGAATACGCACTAAGCCCTGCCTACTGATCGACATTTCCCTATTCCTCAAAGTGAAGGTAATCAACGCTGACCTGTACTCGATGGACTATGAGGCGCTCGATGTGGCCATTGGGTACAGGGGGAAAGCGCTGGGGCACGTGAGGTCGCAGCATGGTCATGTGAGGGCGCTGGGGTCTTCCTATGTGGATGCCGAGGTGGAGCTCGACGGGGTCGAGGTTCTAAGCGATGCGGTCCTCCTGCTTGAGGACTTGGCCAAGG acagGCGAAGTTTGATCATGAAGATCAGGTCGCATAATCCTTCTATCGAAACTCTAAAAAGAGAAAGGATGAAAGATAaacctatatatatag GTTAA